A single genomic interval of Victivallis lenta harbors:
- a CDS encoding IS110 family transposase, producing the protein MQRKGNTIKRDSQVVNQISVGIDMGGSLWATAVQDWGAGKMSYYGLKDKDNQSKEERAFELVSKLLQSGKRVDVFYYEAGRYGYWPARKLIALGAIVHILPINKLKVVMSGKTIKTDKLDAKFLGGLHPSDHVPSVYIPTLKEEGRRDAEREWTSIKTSIERVNSQMIALIERTPLPGFKSHQTSIEWRKAVSRWSKLPEWKECPELLLLRFPNLIAELELFEKELVSWKQIIRKFQERDEETAQTNNNEDSTSATVRKLQQFKGVGDRLSRHLPWEIGDFRRFGSGKRFAAFFGLTPCPYSSGTMRRDQGISKTGRKSLRKMAVECAWLWYRWQKDSWLVKKWADRLEQKGRIRRTAIVALARQLMVALWRYVVKGEAIEGAIINKPIEV; encoded by the coding sequence ACTGGGGAGCAGGAAAAATGAGCTATTACGGTCTGAAAGACAAGGATAATCAGAGCAAAGAAGAGCGTGCGTTTGAACTGGTTTCGAAATTGCTTCAGAGCGGCAAACGTGTAGATGTCTTCTACTACGAAGCGGGGCGCTATGGATACTGGCCGGCTCGTAAACTGATCGCTCTTGGGGCCATCGTTCATATCCTCCCGATCAACAAACTGAAAGTGGTGATGAGTGGCAAGACGATCAAAACGGATAAACTTGATGCGAAATTCCTTGGAGGTTTGCATCCGTCCGATCATGTTCCGAGTGTTTACATTCCGACGTTGAAGGAGGAAGGGCGCCGGGATGCGGAACGGGAATGGACTAGTATCAAAACGTCAATAGAGCGTGTAAACTCTCAGATGATCGCCTTGATCGAACGAACTCCGTTACCGGGTTTTAAATCTCATCAAACTTCAATCGAATGGCGGAAAGCGGTTTCAAGATGGTCGAAACTGCCGGAATGGAAGGAATGCCCCGAACTGTTGTTGCTTCGCTTTCCCAATCTGATTGCCGAACTGGAATTGTTCGAAAAAGAATTGGTCAGTTGGAAACAAATTATTCGGAAATTTCAGGAACGTGATGAAGAAACAGCCCAAACAAATAACAATGAGGATTCTACCTCTGCAACAGTCAGGAAACTGCAACAGTTCAAAGGTGTCGGTGATCGCTTATCCCGCCATTTGCCTTGGGAGATCGGAGACTTTCGCCGATTTGGTTCCGGGAAACGATTTGCTGCGTTTTTCGGCTTGACACCATGCCCATATTCCAGCGGGACAATGAGACGTGATCAGGGGATCAGCAAGACCGGTCGAAAGAGTCTGCGAAAGATGGCCGTTGAATGCGCCTGGCTATGGTATCGCTGGCAGAAGGATAGTTGGCTGGTGAAAAAATGGGCGGATCGCCTGGAACAAAAAGGGCGCATTCGGAGAACTGCAATTGTCGCTCTCGCTCGTCAGTTGATGGTTGCTTTGTGGCGATATGTGGTAAAAGGTGAAGCCATAGAGGGAGCTATTATAAACAAACCAATTGAAGTATAA
- a CDS encoding MGH1-like glycoside hydrolase domain-containing protein, with translation MNTFYQAALEIADKKLFRDEKPTHLASPRLGTGGGFMDIFLWDTAFSSMWARYHVDRFPVAASLDNFYRCQTPEGFISRQIRPDGVSKWSPDSVTGFAPPLLAWAELELAPYVPGRLEKVFEPLLRQHKFNFARFRREDGLFFADGWGCGMDNLPRWDDRSEVIPDGGIPFQRNAITDSTKTGDKLFEWLNAQTEVPFYWNKQLGWCDTTCEMAFNALNLAEIARRIGRTAEEAELTAQHAELAELVNALCFNETTNFYSDHLNGRVLNRRTICGFWPLLSQVATPERAAKIIDTLHDPKAFGCPYGIPTLAADDPEFQPEGGYALGPAWAHTNYMVLKGMQKYGYDAFARKVAFRLYTAAKKLWEKTGTIWENYSPVQCDQQVSRAYPDFCGWSALIPITFYREFIC, from the coding sequence ATGAACACTTTTTATCAGGCGGCTCTTGAAATCGCCGATAAAAAACTTTTCCGGGATGAGAAGCCGACACATCTGGCCTCTCCCCGACTCGGAACCGGCGGTGGTTTTATGGATATTTTCTTGTGGGATACAGCCTTCTCCTCGATGTGGGCCCGTTATCACGTTGACCGCTTTCCGGTTGCGGCAAGCTTAGACAATTTCTACCGCTGTCAGACGCCAGAAGGATTTATCAGCCGGCAGATCCGGCCGGATGGTGTCAGCAAATGGTCGCCCGATTCCGTGACGGGGTTCGCCCCGCCACTTCTGGCATGGGCAGAACTGGAACTTGCCCCCTATGTACCCGGACGTCTGGAAAAAGTATTTGAACCCCTGCTACGTCAACATAAGTTCAATTTTGCCCGGTTCCGGCGTGAGGATGGTCTCTTTTTCGCCGACGGCTGGGGATGCGGCATGGATAACCTCCCACGCTGGGACGACCGGTCGGAAGTGATTCCTGATGGAGGGATCCCGTTTCAGCGCAATGCGATCACTGATTCCACGAAGACCGGAGATAAATTATTTGAGTGGCTGAATGCGCAAACCGAGGTTCCTTTCTATTGGAATAAACAGCTCGGCTGGTGCGACACCACTTGCGAAATGGCATTCAACGCCCTCAACCTGGCGGAGATCGCCCGGCGCATCGGGCGTACCGCAGAAGAGGCCGAGCTGACGGCACAACACGCTGAACTCGCTGAATTGGTAAATGCATTGTGTTTCAATGAAACAACCAACTTCTACTCAGACCATCTCAATGGGCGCGTACTAAATCGTCGTACGATCTGCGGATTCTGGCCGTTACTCAGTCAGGTGGCCACACCGGAGCGGGCTGCAAAAATCATCGATACTCTTCATGATCCTAAGGCATTCGGGTGTCCTTACGGTATTCCGACTCTGGCAGCTGACGATCCAGAATTCCAGCCAGAAGGCGGCTATGCCCTCGGCCCGGCATGGGCACACACCAATTATATGGTGTTGAAGGGGATGCAAAAATATGGGTATGATGCTTTTGCGCGTAAAGTTGCATTTCGTCTCTATACCGCTGCAAAAAAACTTTGGGAAAAAACAGGAACAATTTGGGAAAACTATTCTCCTGTGCAATGCGATCAACAGGTAAGTCGGGCATATCCAGACTTTTGCGGGTGGTCGGCTTTGATCCCGATCACCTTTTATCGAGAGTTTATATGTTAA